One window of the Candidatus Saccharibacteria bacterium genome contains the following:
- the rpsE gene encoding 30S ribosomal protein S5: protein MAEEAIQQAAVEQAAQAGPQSAPHRGGQGNRGGRRDGGRPARSRSEAPEEKQFDERVVHIDRVARVVKGGRRFRFRALVVVGDRKGKVGIGSAKGADVTAAVSKATEVAKKHFTPVVLYKGTIPHEVNGKVAGARILIMPAAPGTGLIAGGVVRTVLEVAGVSNALSKSLGSSNKTNIAYATIAALESLEPSKNWVTTKHKSQESRVKSQDKKTQITAVIPSKAEESPQKDSQVKTAPVKKTSEVKKAVSAKKPAAKKESK from the coding sequence ATGGCCGAAGAAGCAATACAACAAGCCGCAGTCGAACAAGCCGCGCAGGCAGGTCCACAATCTGCTCCACACCGTGGAGGCCAAGGGAACCGCGGCGGCCGTCGTGATGGTGGCCGACCGGCACGTAGCCGCAGCGAAGCACCCGAAGAAAAACAATTCGATGAACGCGTTGTGCACATTGACCGTGTTGCCCGCGTTGTGAAGGGTGGACGTCGCTTTCGTTTCCGAGCCCTCGTCGTTGTGGGTGACCGCAAAGGCAAGGTAGGTATTGGAAGCGCGAAGGGCGCAGATGTAACAGCTGCCGTGAGTAAGGCGACTGAAGTTGCTAAAAAGCACTTTACGCCAGTTGTGCTATATAAGGGAACCATTCCACATGAAGTCAATGGTAAGGTTGCCGGCGCGCGTATTTTAATTATGCCAGCTGCACCGGGTACCGGGCTTATTGCCGGTGGTGTTGTTCGCACCGTTCTTGAAGTTGCCGGTGTGAGCAATGCGCTTAGTAAATCACTTGGCAGTAGTAACAAAACGAACATTGCCTACGCTACCATTGCCGCTCTTGAAAGCCTTGAGCCAAGCAAGAACTGGGTAACTACAAAACACAAGAGTCAAGAGTCAAGAGTCAAGAGTCAAGACAAAAAAACTCAGATTACAGCTGTCATTCCGAGCAAAGCCGAGGAATCCCCGCAAAAAGATTCCCAGGTGAAAACTGCCCCTGTTAAAAAGACATCCGAGGTAAAAAAGGCAGTGTCGGCTAAAAAGCCTGCTGCGAAAAAGGAATCAAAATGA
- the rplO gene encoding 50S ribosomal protein L15 has protein sequence MKYHELTSTPKKSGKRVGRGIAAGQGKTAGRGTKGQGARTGSSKKPGFEGGQNPLMQRLPKLRGFRSFRVKAENVYTEQLDTLGSKVDNKVLAASGLVSSEYVRVKLLFRGEVSKKVDVQLQAASLNAMEALQKAGGSFTPVPRRMRPAKKEAEK, from the coding sequence ATGAAATATCATGAACTTACTTCGACGCCGAAAAAATCAGGCAAGCGTGTTGGTCGCGGTATTGCAGCTGGCCAGGGTAAAACGGCTGGTCGTGGTACCAAAGGACAAGGTGCACGTACCGGTTCCAGCAAGAAGCCGGGCTTCGAAGGTGGCCAAAACCCACTTATGCAGCGTTTGCCAAAACTACGGGGCTTCCGTAGCTTTCGAGTAAAGGCAGAAAACGTATATACTGAACAGCTCGATACGCTCGGCTCTAAGGTAGACAACAAAGTTCTCGCTGCTTCTGGGCTTGTCAGCAGCGAATATGTTCGCGTCAAGCTACTTTTCCGAGGTGAAGTCAGCAAGAAAGTTGATGTACAGCTTCAAGCAGCTAGCCTCAATGCTATGGAAGCGTTACAAAAAGCGGGGGGTAGCTTTACACCCGTTCCAAGACGCATGCGTCCTGCTAAAAAAGAAGCAGAGAAATAG
- the secY gene encoding preprotein translocase subunit SecY: MNWKIIGASFKQGDMRKRIFGVLGILLIFRILAHIPVPLADPQTLKQVLTNLFSSQDTPQLLSFINVLSGGALANFSIMIAGLGPYINASIIMQLLTKAIPKLENMRKDGESGQKRINQYTRLLTFPLAIIQAIGSIYLVRQYAQQVGGIGDITANTSLWQWALMVAALTGGSMLLMWMGELVTEKSVGNGISLLITVGIVSALPGTISQVASSIYDKTNKWEIFGRELPINARAFWYALAILAVVILVTWIVVMLNEAARRLTINYAKRVQGNRAYGGVTTTLPVKLITAGVVPIIFAIAFLSVPSFAGQLMTSSSNPKWAELGQNLVTWFQNPTAQTLAAGGLQAYIYPVTYFLLVFLFTFFYTSITFNSKEIAENLQKQGGFIEGVRSGTQTERYLAKTVNKITLFGAICLGILAIMPIVAQMFVPENLALALGGTSVLILVAVSLETLRAVESRALMITYDQYSRDDFFYDSQGGNGSVAANRGAKALRYVPNALRRIPAKISSKNKK; encoded by the coding sequence GTGAACTGGAAGATTATTGGCGCATCATTTAAACAAGGCGATATGCGAAAGCGCATTTTTGGGGTACTTGGTATATTATTGATTTTTCGCATTTTGGCGCACATACCGGTGCCACTGGCTGACCCGCAAACCCTTAAACAAGTACTGACAAACCTATTTTCGTCACAAGATACACCGCAGCTACTCAGTTTTATAAACGTTTTAAGTGGTGGTGCGCTGGCTAACTTTTCTATTATGATTGCGGGGCTTGGTCCATACATTAATGCCAGCATTATTATGCAACTGCTTACGAAGGCAATCCCCAAGCTTGAGAATATGCGTAAAGACGGCGAATCGGGGCAGAAACGCATAAACCAGTACACCCGACTCCTGACGTTCCCCTTGGCAATTATCCAGGCTATAGGTTCAATTTATCTTGTTCGTCAGTATGCGCAGCAAGTCGGTGGCATAGGTGATATTACGGCAAACACTTCTTTATGGCAGTGGGCTCTAATGGTCGCGGCACTCACAGGTGGGTCAATGCTTTTGATGTGGATGGGAGAGCTTGTTACCGAGAAGTCAGTTGGTAATGGTATTTCACTGCTCATTACCGTGGGCATCGTAAGCGCCTTGCCAGGAACCATTAGTCAGGTTGCTTCATCTATATACGACAAAACAAACAAATGGGAGATTTTTGGACGTGAACTGCCTATTAACGCTCGGGCGTTCTGGTATGCACTGGCAATTCTTGCGGTCGTAATTTTGGTGACATGGATTGTAGTTATGCTGAACGAAGCAGCCAGACGACTAACCATAAACTACGCGAAACGAGTGCAGGGAAACCGGGCGTACGGTGGCGTCACCACGACACTTCCGGTAAAGCTTATAACCGCGGGTGTTGTACCAATAATCTTTGCTATTGCTTTCTTAAGCGTCCCTAGCTTTGCTGGGCAGCTAATGACCTCTAGTAGTAACCCGAAATGGGCTGAGCTTGGTCAAAACCTTGTCACGTGGTTCCAAAACCCTACGGCGCAAACACTGGCTGCAGGTGGGCTGCAAGCCTATATATACCCGGTAACGTATTTCTTGCTAGTTTTCCTTTTCACATTCTTTTATACGAGCATTACGTTCAACAGCAAGGAGATAGCCGAAAACCTACAGAAGCAGGGCGGTTTTATTGAAGGCGTTCGTTCTGGTACGCAAACTGAACGGTATCTAGCAAAAACGGTCAATAAAATTACACTGTTTGGGGCGATATGCCTGGGTATTTTGGCAATTATGCCCATAGTGGCGCAAATGTTTGTTCCAGAAAACCTTGCACTTGCTCTGGGTGGCACAAGCGTTTTGATACTTGTAGCCGTTTCGCTCGAAACGCTTCGCGCGGTAGAGTCGCGTGCGCTCATGATTACCTATGACCAATATAGTCGCGATGACTTTTTCTACGACTCTCAGGGAGGAAATGGTTCGGTTGCTGCAAATCGGGGCGCAAAAGCACTTCGCTACGTTCCAAATGCGCTGCGCCGAATCCCAGCGAAAATCTCGAGCAAAAACAAGAAGTAA
- the infA gene encoding translation initiation factor IF-1: protein MASNKEVIELNGVIVETLPGTQFRVELENGHQIIAHVAGKMRKHFIRIVPGDAVTVELTPYDLTKGRITYRKG from the coding sequence ATGGCGAGTAATAAGGAAGTCATCGAACTGAACGGCGTAATTGTCGAGACCCTGCCGGGTACTCAGTTTCGTGTCGAACTTGAAAACGGCCATCAGATTATTGCGCATGTTGCCGGGAAGATGCGGAAGCATTTTATCCGTATTGTACCTGGCGACGCGGTCACCGTAGAGTTGACGCCCTACGATCTGACCAAAGGTAGAATAACCTACCGAAAGGGCTGA
- the rpmJ gene encoding 50S ribosomal protein L36 has protein sequence MKVRASVKKISPDDKIVRRKGRLYVINKFKPKHKQRQG, from the coding sequence ATGAAAGTACGTGCAAGTGTAAAAAAGATTAGCCCCGACGATAAGATTGTTCGTCGCAAGGGCCGTCTTTACGTAATTAACAAGTTTAAGCCAAAGCATAAGCAGAGGCAGGGGTAG
- the rpsM gene encoding 30S ribosomal protein S13 gives MAARISGVTIPAEKQIWVALTYVYGIGPKTAEGILLSAKIEPTVRVKDLTDAEIGRIQDYINEHLTVEGELQRIVSGNIKRLKDIGSYRGLRHKSNLPSRGQRTKTNARTRRGKKVTVGGTAKKVASKT, from the coding sequence ATGGCAGCACGAATATCTGGTGTAACCATACCCGCTGAAAAGCAGATTTGGGTTGCACTAACCTATGTTTATGGCATTGGGCCAAAAACTGCAGAAGGCATCCTTTTGTCAGCGAAAATTGAGCCGACTGTTCGGGTTAAAGATTTGACCGACGCTGAAATTGGTCGAATCCAAGATTATATCAACGAGCACCTTACTGTAGAGGGTGAGTTGCAGCGAATTGTGAGTGGCAACATTAAGCGGCTCAAGGACATCGGTAGCTACCGCGGCCTACGGCACAAAAGCAACCTTCCATCACGCGGACAGCGCACCAAAACAAATGCGCGCACCCGACGGGGCAAGAAAGTAACTGTCGGCGGTACGGCTAAGAAAGTAGCAAGCAAGACCTAA
- the rpsK gene encoding 30S ribosomal protein S11 translates to MADTPTTSVAKKKKAKRSVSAGQLHIQATFNNTIVTLTDASGGALAASSAGACGFRGSKKGTAYAAQVAAEKAGNLAKQAYGLSKVNVFVKGVGLGRDAAIRAMQTVGIAIESITDVTGVPHGGVRPKKARRV, encoded by the coding sequence ATGGCAGATACACCTACTACATCTGTAGCCAAGAAGAAGAAAGCAAAGCGCAGCGTTTCAGCTGGCCAGCTTCATATTCAGGCTACGTTTAACAATACTATCGTGACACTGACAGACGCCAGCGGTGGCGCACTCGCCGCTTCAAGCGCTGGCGCTTGTGGCTTTCGTGGCTCTAAAAAAGGTACGGCCTATGCCGCACAAGTTGCTGCTGAAAAAGCCGGCAATCTGGCAAAGCAGGCTTATGGCCTGAGCAAGGTAAACGTTTTTGTAAAAGGCGTCGGCCTTGGGCGCGACGCAGCAATCCGTGCAATGCAAACCGTTGGAATTGCTATAGAAAGCATCACTGACGTTACCGGTGTTCCCCACGGCGGTGTTCGCCCAAAGAAAGCAAGGAGGGTCTAG
- the rpsD gene encoding 30S ribosomal protein S4: MARDTQSIVKMSRREGYALHPKAHKALAKRTNMPGQAANARVRNKPSQYSLQLREKQKVKRLYGLLEKQFSNLMAEASRTPGQSGATLLQYLERRLDNAVYRAGFAPSRRAARQLVTHGHFMLNGRRVDIPSIRLRVGDEIELREHSKSSEYFKKLDETSPAPSATPNWESVDRKKVQLKITGMPLREDAEQDINEQLIVEYYSR, from the coding sequence ATGGCACGTGACACTCAATCTATTGTAAAAATGTCGCGCCGCGAAGGCTACGCACTACACCCGAAAGCACACAAGGCGCTCGCAAAGCGTACAAACATGCCGGGTCAAGCAGCGAATGCACGGGTACGCAACAAGCCAAGCCAATATTCTTTGCAGCTGCGCGAAAAGCAGAAGGTTAAGCGGCTGTATGGCCTGCTCGAAAAGCAATTTTCAAACCTTATGGCAGAAGCATCCCGTACTCCTGGTCAGTCTGGTGCAACACTCCTTCAGTACCTCGAGCGACGGCTTGACAATGCCGTTTACCGCGCTGGGTTTGCGCCATCACGCCGCGCAGCTCGTCAGCTCGTAACCCACGGGCATTTCATGTTGAACGGCCGCCGTGTTGATATTCCATCGATTCGACTGCGCGTTGGTGACGAAATCGAACTTCGTGAACATAGCAAGTCGAGCGAATATTTTAAGAAACTCGATGAAACGAGCCCAGCCCCAAGCGCAACACCAAACTGGGAAAGCGTTGACCGAAAGAAAGTCCAGCTCAAAATTACCGGCATGCCGCTGCGTGAAGATGCTGAACAGGATATTAACGAACAACTAATCGTTGAGTACTACTCACGCTAA
- a CDS encoding DNA-directed RNA polymerase subunit alpha translates to MSKMIHTPGLVAVDDHSATSSTFVIEPLQTGYGMTLGNSLRRVLLSSISGAGVTSFKIDGATHEFTTIKGVKEDVVAIMLNLKQLRFRVYGEDAQTVRITKKGKGVVTGKDIQGNADIEVVNTDQVIATIDDDKASLVIDLVVETGRGYRTIEESTVKKQSDFVALDTIFSPVVRCRYKVDKTRVGQMIDLDKLSLTVDTDGTISPRDAFEEAAAILVNQYAALAGKTRLPAQETSAAVHEAGETSVEDGSMLNTSIEDLNLTARTTNALVNNDIHTIQDLFALSDAELRDLKGFGSKALDEVKDKLAELEL, encoded by the coding sequence ATGTCAAAAATGATTCATACCCCAGGACTTGTCGCCGTCGATGACCACAGCGCCACGAGCAGTACATTTGTTATAGAACCACTGCAAACTGGCTATGGCATGACGCTTGGCAACAGCCTCCGCCGTGTATTGCTTTCTAGCATCAGCGGTGCTGGTGTTACCAGCTTTAAAATAGATGGCGCGACGCACGAATTTACAACCATTAAGGGCGTAAAAGAAGATGTTGTTGCTATTATGCTCAACCTCAAACAACTCCGCTTCCGTGTTTACGGAGAAGACGCACAAACAGTGCGTATTACCAAAAAGGGTAAAGGTGTTGTTACCGGTAAAGATATCCAAGGAAACGCAGACATCGAGGTTGTAAACACAGACCAAGTGATTGCTACCATAGACGATGACAAGGCGAGCCTCGTTATCGACCTAGTGGTAGAAACGGGCCGCGGCTACCGTACTATAGAAGAAAGCACCGTCAAGAAACAAAGCGATTTCGTAGCGCTCGACACCATCTTTAGCCCCGTAGTTCGTTGCCGTTACAAGGTTGACAAAACCCGCGTTGGCCAAATGATTGACCTAGACAAACTTAGCCTTACCGTCGATACCGATGGCACTATTAGCCCTCGCGATGCCTTTGAAGAGGCGGCAGCTATATTGGTAAATCAGTACGCTGCACTTGCTGGAAAGACTCGTCTTCCTGCGCAAGAGACCAGCGCTGCAGTACACGAGGCCGGTGAGACAAGCGTAGAAGACGGCTCCATGCTGAACACAAGCATCGAAGACCTTAATCTAACCGCCCGCACCACGAACGCACTGGTGAACAACGACATCCACACCATTCAGGACTTGTTTGCCTTGAGTGACGCGGAGCTTCGTGACCTGAAAGGCTTTGGCAGCAAAGCTCTTGACGAAGTAAAAGATAAACTGGCGGAATTGGAGTTGTAG
- the rplQ gene encoding 50S ribosomal protein L17, protein MHRHGYKGTKFGRERDQREALVKSLAEALIINGSIVTTLPKAKTVVPYVERLITKAKKGDLHNRRQVLAALQTVSTAHRLVDEIAPKLTSRNSGHLRVERTDSRRGDNAEMARVSFVDDLKSAPVAKAATKAPVKQRHEQDEVKSTPVKKAVPSGTRVAKAADKHLSHKPAVQVRKSGER, encoded by the coding sequence ATGCACCGTCACGGATATAAAGGAACCAAATTTGGTCGTGAGCGTGACCAGCGAGAGGCTCTGGTAAAGAGCCTTGCAGAAGCGCTCATCATAAACGGCTCAATTGTTACCACGCTGCCAAAGGCGAAAACAGTTGTGCCCTACGTCGAACGACTCATAACTAAAGCAAAGAAGGGTGATTTGCACAACCGCCGTCAGGTATTAGCCGCATTGCAGACTGTCTCGACAGCGCACCGCTTGGTTGACGAAATCGCACCAAAACTCACCAGCCGCAACAGTGGGCACTTGCGGGTCGAACGCACCGATAGTCGGCGCGGTGACAATGCTGAAATGGCACGCGTGAGCTTTGTTGACGACCTCAAGTCGGCACCAGTGGCAAAGGCTGCTACTAAAGCCCCAGTGAAACAGCGTCACGAACAAGATGAAGTGAAGTCCACCCCTGTCAAAAAGGCAGTCCCAAGTGGAACTCGCGTTGCCAAGGCAGCCGACAAGCACCTGAGTCACAAACCAGCCGTCCAGGTGAGAAAGAGCGGGGAAAGATAG
- the rplM gene encoding 50S ribosomal protein L13, with the protein MNTYSAKPSDVTRKWYVVDASETTLGRVATQVATLLTGKGKPMFTSHIDCGDFVVVINADKLQVTGAKMTDKMYYNHSGYPGGLRERQLKDVVEKDSTEVILQAVRGMLPGNKLRDGRLARLKIYGGAEHNHAAQKPEVLSLKGAK; encoded by the coding sequence ATGAATACATATTCTGCAAAACCAAGCGATGTTACCCGCAAGTGGTATGTCGTGGACGCATCTGAAACTACGCTCGGTCGTGTTGCGACGCAGGTTGCAACGCTGCTCACCGGCAAGGGTAAGCCAATGTTCACCAGTCACATTGACTGCGGTGACTTTGTGGTGGTGATTAATGCCGATAAACTTCAGGTTACCGGTGCAAAAATGACCGACAAAATGTACTACAACCACAGTGGCTACCCTGGTGGTCTTCGTGAGCGACAGCTCAAGGACGTTGTTGAAAAAGACAGCACCGAAGTCATATTACAAGCTGTGCGCGGGATGCTTCCCGGCAACAAATTGCGCGATGGACGTCTCGCACGCCTGAAAATCTACGGCGGTGCCGAACACAACCACGCCGCACAAAAACCAGAAGTACTTAGCCTGAAAGGAGCAAAATAA
- the rpsI gene encoding 30S ribosomal protein S9, with protein sequence MAEAKATTKATKGHYYYALGRRKSATARVRLMNGKGNVVINDKPVAEYFAESKLLLGEIQKPFTALELPLKDYDVSVVVSGGGHAGQADAIRLGIAKALVEKNEEYKATLRRAELLGRDSRERERKKFGLKGARKQRQFTKR encoded by the coding sequence ATGGCTGAAGCTAAAGCTACTACCAAAGCTACTAAGGGTCACTATTACTATGCTCTTGGTCGCCGCAAAAGCGCCACGGCGCGCGTGCGCCTCATGAATGGCAAGGGAAATGTGGTTATTAACGACAAGCCAGTGGCTGAGTACTTTGCTGAAAGCAAATTACTGCTCGGCGAAATCCAAAAGCCATTTACGGCTCTTGAACTGCCACTTAAAGATTACGACGTTAGCGTTGTTGTGAGTGGTGGCGGACATGCTGGTCAGGCCGATGCAATCCGCCTTGGGATTGCAAAAGCTCTCGTTGAGAAGAACGAAGAGTACAAAGCGACTTTGCGCCGCGCAGAACTGCTCGGTCGCGACAGCCGTGAACGCGAACGCAAGAAGTTTGGCCTCAAAGGCGCCCGCAAACAGCGCCAGTTCACCAAGCGCTAG
- a CDS encoding class I SAM-dependent methyltransferase — translation MRKQQQIWAAEHATSASLTKMAGEEPASGVVAFVQWLKEYAAKPGHAVDIGSGKGRNAIYLAQQGYVVDALEYIAIARQHTKTLAKAKGLETKVHSKDVEIDGRWPYEDNVFDVAIDSFASIDVETLEGRKHCRDEMYRTLKHGGYALVTVCSVDDEWERELLANHPGPEPNSTIWPSNGKFQKDYSEEELREFYELFTVHELKTIQKPAHKLGRNGTATNFWLVIQKK, via the coding sequence ATGCGTAAACAGCAGCAAATCTGGGCAGCAGAGCATGCAACTTCGGCCTCGTTGACGAAAATGGCTGGCGAAGAGCCCGCGAGTGGCGTCGTGGCTTTTGTGCAGTGGCTGAAGGAGTATGCCGCAAAGCCTGGGCATGCTGTAGACATCGGTAGTGGCAAAGGGAGAAATGCAATTTATCTTGCGCAGCAGGGGTATGTTGTTGATGCGCTGGAATACATCGCAATTGCTCGGCAGCACACCAAAACACTGGCGAAAGCAAAGGGCCTCGAAACGAAAGTGCACAGTAAGGATGTAGAAATTGACGGAAGGTGGCCCTATGAAGACAATGTGTTTGATGTGGCCATTGACTCATTTGCATCTATTGATGTCGAAACATTGGAAGGTCGTAAACATTGCCGTGACGAAATGTACCGCACCCTGAAACACGGAGGCTATGCACTTGTTACCGTGTGTTCGGTGGATGATGAATGGGAGCGCGAGCTACTGGCAAACCATCCTGGTCCAGAACCAAACAGCACTATTTGGCCGTCTAACGGGAAGTTTCAGAAAGATTATAGTGAAGAAGAGCTGCGGGAGTTTTATGAATTGTTTACCGTTCATGAACTAAAGACTATTCAGAAGCCAGCACACAAGCTCGGCCGAAATGGTACGGCTACTAATTTCTGGCTTGTCATACAGAAAAAATAG
- a CDS encoding tryptophan--tRNA ligase, which translates to MTKQVILTGLRANNDLHIGNYFGALLPLIDMAKTRSDEYDVHLFVPDLHSFTTPIDYSQLQDQIMHNLRLYAAAGLPLDNPSVRIYRQSFVPAHSELTVILNSFTGMGQMERMTQFKDKSGKLGVDSISVGLFDYPVLMAADILLYGAKYVPVGDDQSQHLEFARDIAERMNSKFARELFTVPEPVTKQHEFFHGIHSFSAEGGKDQPSPRLRPAGQGLRIKDLQDPTKKMSKSDESGKGIIFLGDSPEAAAKKIHSAATDSFGRIDVDNQDQPGIVNLMQILALATGNSYEEIKTNYTGQTQYGPLKIDAAVAISEFLHAFQDRLAAVDETKLTEKLRADEVKMNEIANQTLLRVQKAVGLRPVSS; encoded by the coding sequence ATGACGAAACAAGTAATATTAACTGGCCTACGGGCAAATAACGACCTGCACATTGGCAATTATTTTGGCGCACTGCTGCCGCTAATAGATATGGCAAAAACGCGGTCAGACGAGTACGATGTGCATTTGTTTGTGCCTGACCTGCACAGTTTTACAACCCCCATAGACTATAGCCAGCTGCAAGACCAGATTATGCACAATCTTCGCCTGTATGCAGCTGCCGGTTTGCCCCTGGACAACCCAAGCGTGCGCATTTACCGCCAAAGTTTCGTTCCGGCTCACTCTGAGCTAACTGTCATCCTCAACTCATTCACAGGAATGGGTCAGATGGAGCGCATGACACAGTTTAAGGATAAATCTGGCAAACTCGGGGTAGATTCTATTAGCGTGGGGCTGTTTGACTACCCAGTGCTAATGGCAGCAGATATCTTACTTTACGGCGCAAAGTATGTTCCTGTGGGTGATGACCAAAGCCAGCACCTTGAGTTTGCAAGGGACATTGCCGAGCGGATGAACAGTAAGTTTGCGCGAGAACTGTTTACGGTGCCGGAGCCAGTTACTAAACAGCACGAGTTTTTTCATGGCATTCATAGCTTTAGCGCAGAAGGCGGCAAAGACCAGCCTTCGCCAAGGCTACGGCCGGCAGGCCAGGGGCTGCGCATAAAGGACTTGCAAGACCCAACCAAAAAGATGAGCAAGAGTGACGAAAGTGGCAAGGGCATCATTTTCCTCGGTGACTCACCGGAAGCGGCTGCGAAAAAGATTCATAGCGCTGCTACTGATAGTTTTGGGCGCATAGACGTAGATAATCAAGACCAGCCGGGCATTGTAAACCTCATGCAAATCTTAGCACTTGCGACCGGCAACTCGTATGAAGAGATAAAGACTAACTACACTGGTCAAACCCAGTATGGCCCCCTCAAAATCGACGCTGCAGTGGCGATTTCTGAGTTTCTCCATGCATTTCAGGACCGACTTGCTGCAGTAGATGAAACTAAGCTGACAGAGAAACTTCGTGCAGATGAAGTTAAAATGAACGAAATTGCCAACCAAACACTGCTGCGTGTCCAAAAAGCCGTCGGCCTCCGTCCTGTGTCATCCTGA
- a CDS encoding GIY-YIG nuclease family protein, protein MKESYVYILASKARGTLYIGVTNSFERRYFEHSMGLNGESFTQKYNVKRLVYFEKCDSIEQAIVREKQLKNWHRQWKINLIESVNPGWDNLSIRYGIDAETSSA, encoded by the coding sequence ATGAAAGAATCATATGTGTACATACTAGCCTCAAAAGCTCGTGGAACTTTGTATATCGGTGTTACCAATAGCTTTGAGCGAAGGTATTTTGAACATTCGATGGGCCTAAATGGCGAAAGCTTTACTCAGAAATATAACGTTAAACGGCTCGTATATTTTGAAAAGTGCGATTCTATAGAACAGGCTATAGTTAGAGAAAAACAGCTTAAGAATTGGCATAGACAGTGGAAAATTAATCTCATTGAGTCTGTAAACCCTGGCTGGGATAATCTGAGTATTCGTTATGGTATAGATGCTGAAACAAGTTCAGCATGA
- a CDS encoding RluA family pseudouridine synthase has product MANLEVSRAERLDQRVVAMLPQLSRAYAAKLIETKRVSVNGQSQVKPGYKLRPDDEVTIEYDEAEEEHIPDIELEVLYEDNDCVVIYKPVGILTHSKGAYNPEATVATWLRSRLKRESSDLSRGTAVKAPTFHGGERAGIVHRLDRATSGVMICAKNTEALSWLQKQFAQRRTKKTYMAVVKGSMNPEAAIIDMPIERNPKAPATFRVGEQGKPAKTTYRTLVSGKTHSLVELKPETGRTHQLRVHLAHQGHPIVGDTFYGGQPADRLYLHAAELELTILAGHERKVFRAAVPPEFQEFANT; this is encoded by the coding sequence ATGGCAAATCTTGAAGTGAGTCGGGCGGAGCGGTTAGACCAACGGGTAGTGGCTATGTTGCCACAGCTTAGTCGTGCCTATGCTGCAAAACTCATTGAAACGAAACGCGTCTCTGTAAATGGTCAATCCCAGGTGAAACCAGGCTACAAGCTGCGGCCAGATGACGAGGTCACTATTGAATACGATGAAGCGGAAGAAGAGCACATTCCCGACATAGAACTCGAGGTCTTGTACGAAGACAATGACTGCGTGGTTATATACAAGCCCGTTGGGATACTTACGCACAGCAAGGGGGCATATAACCCCGAAGCGACTGTTGCCACCTGGTTACGTTCTCGCCTGAAGCGTGAAAGCTCCGACCTTTCACGCGGGACGGCCGTGAAAGCTCCGACCTTTCACGGGGGAGAGCGGGCAGGGATTGTGCATAGGCTCGACAGGGCAACAAGTGGGGTTATGATATGCGCCAAGAACACAGAAGCACTGAGCTGGCTGCAAAAACAGTTTGCGCAGCGTCGTACAAAAAAAACGTATATGGCTGTCGTGAAAGGGAGTATGAACCCAGAGGCAGCAATTATTGATATGCCCATAGAGCGAAACCCAAAGGCGCCAGCGACGTTTCGGGTAGGTGAGCAGGGAAAGCCGGCCAAAACAACCTATCGAACGCTTGTAAGTGGTAAAACGCATAGTCTGGTGGAGTTAAAGCCGGAAACTGGCCGGACACATCAGCTTCGTGTTCATCTGGCACATCAGGGGCACCCTATTGTCGGCGATACATTTTACGGTGGCCAGCCCGCCGACCGCTTGTATCTGCACGCGGCAGAGCTTGAGCTCACCATATTGGCAGGACATGAGCGGAAAGTGTTTCGCGCTGCCGTGCCACCTGAGTTTCAGGAGTTTGCCAATACATGA